The region GGCCCGGGAGGGGGTGTACGAGCCCCTGGAGCTGCGACGCGGCCTCGACCCGGAGACCCGCCGCAAGTTCTTCGACGAGCAGCCCGGGGGCCTGGCCCGGGTCTGCCAGGAGGTCCGGCGGCGCGTGCGCTTCGAACCGTTCAACCTCTTGCAGGGCGCCCCCCGGGAGCGCTTCCACGCCGTGTACTGCCGCAACGTGGCCATCTACTTTGATCGGGAGGGCAAGGAGCGCCTCTATGGCGCCGTGGGGCGCGCGGTGGTTCCGGGGGGCTACCTGGTGCTGGGGGCAGCGGAGACGCTTTTTCCGGGCGTCCCGGGGTTCGAGACGGTATACTTCGGCCGCTCCCTTCTCTTCCGCCGGCAGACCGGAGAGCCGCGATGAGCGAAACGGCCGAGGGCCAGGCAGGCGCCCCCAACCGGAGGGCCCACCCGCGCAGCCCCATCGTCGTGTGCGAGGCCCGCTGTATCAGCGGGATCGAGGTCTTCTTCGGCTACGCCCTCGACGTGAGCCGGGGCGGGATGTTCATCTCCACCACCAAGCAGCGCTCGCCGGGGGAAGTGTACGAGATCCGCTTCCGGGTTCCCGGTGTCGACCGGGCCTTCGAGTGCCGGGCGCGGGTGGTGTGGACGCGCCGCTACCGGCCCGGTTCCTCCCAACCCCCGGGGTTCGGCCTCCAGTTCCTCGATCTGCCCGAGGAGGACGCCCGGACAGTCGATGCGTGGGTCCGGTCGGTAGAGCCCGGCTGAGAGCCCGCGCCGCCGGGTGTCGGGCCGCCAGACCATGAAGTTCCTCGCCAGCCAGCTCGCTACCCTCCTCTCCCAGGGCCAGGCACGGCGAAATGCCAAGGTCCTGGTGCGCTATGTCTTGATCCTTCTGGGCACCATCACGGCCTTCGCCACGGCTTTTCGCCTGATCATGCGTCACGCCGAAGGGCAGGAGCACTCCTGGGTCACCGGGTTCTACTGGACTCTCACCGTGATGACGACCCTGGGCTTCGGCGACATCACCTTCCACAGCGACATCGGGCGGCTCTTCAGCATCGCCGTGCTCCTCACCGGGGTCGTGCTCCTCCTCATCGTGCTTCCCTTCGTCTTCATCCGGTTCTTCTATGCGCCCTGGCTCGAAGCGCGCACCCGCCTCCAGGCCCCCCGGAGCGTACCCGCCGGCACACGGGACCACGTGATCCTGTGCCAGCACGACAGCCTCGCCACGGCCCTCATGGCGCGCCTGCGCAGTCTCGGTGTCCCCCACTACGTGCTCGAGCTCGATCCGGTGCGGGGCGCCCAGATGGAGCTCGACGGCATTCCCGTGGTGGTGGGGGGCGTCGAGGAGCGCGTGACCTACGAGGCGGTCCGGGCCGACCGGGCCCGGATGGTCATTGCCAACTGCCGCGACACCGTGAATACCAACATCACCCTCACCATCCGGGACTTCGCTCCCGAGGTGCCCATCGCCGCGGTGGCGGAGCACGACCAGTCCGTGGACCTCCTGGAGCTGAGCGGGAGCACCCACGTGCTCCCCTTGAAACGCCGCCTGGGGGAGCACCTGGCCAACCGGATCAACGCCGGCCACCTCCACGGCCACGTCATCGGCCGGCTCGACGAGCTTCTGATTGCCGAGTTCCCGGTGCACAACACGCCCATGGCGGGGCGCACCATCCGGGAGGCGCGCCTTCGCGACGCCTTCGGCCTCAACGTGGTAGCGGTGTGGGAGCGGGGGCGCATGGTGCCCGCGACCCCCGAGACCCGCCTGGGAGACGGCAGCGTACCCGTGGTGATGGGCACAGCCGAGCAGATGGACGCCCTGGACGCGTACCTCGTGATCTACAATACCAACTTCAACCCGGTCCTGGTGATCGGGGGCGGCAAGGTGGGGTGCGCCACCACACGGGCGCTGCGCAGCCGTGGGGTGCCGGTACACCTCATCGAGCGGGACGAGTCCGTGGGAGCCCGCCTCGAGGGGGTGGCGGACCGGCTCTTCCTGGGGGACGCCGCCGACCGCGACCTCCTGATGCAGGCGGGGCTGGCCGAGGCCCCCTCGGTGCTCCTGACTACGAACGACGATGCCATGAACATCTACCTGGCGGTGTACTGCCGGCGGCTCAACCCGAGCCTGCGCATCGTCAGCCGCATCACCCACGAGCGCAACATCGAGGCCATCCACCGGGCCGGCGCGGACTTCGTGCTGAGCTACGCCTCCCTGGGCGCCGAAGCGGTGCTCGCCCTCCTCCAGGGGCGCGAGGCGGTCATCCTGGGGGAGGGCTTCGACCTCTTCTATCTACCGGTGCCCCGCAGCCTGGAGGGGAGCACGGTGGCCGAGAGCGAGATCCGCCGCCGCAGCGGCCTGAATCTCCTCGCCGTGCGCCTCCCCGACCACCACACCGTGCTCGCGACCGCCGCCACCGAGCTCGTGCCCGGCAGCGAGCTCGTCCTCCTGGGGAGCGAGGAGCAGCGCCGCGCCTTCTCCCAGGCGTTTTCCTGAACCGGATGGGCGTCGGCGCGGTCGTCATCGGCGGCCACATCAACGGCCTAGGGGTCGTGCGCGCCCTCGCGGCCCAGGGAATCCCGGTCGCCCTCGTGACGACCCGGCCCCACGACCTCGCCCAGTATTCCCGCTGCGCTTCGGACCACGTGCCCCTTCGGGATCTCGACGAAGAGCCCGCGCTCCTGGCCGAGCTCTTGGAGCAGCGCGCCGGCCGGTGGCTCGGGTGGGCCGTCTTCCCCACGTGCGACGGTGCGCTGGCTGCCCTGGCGCAGGCTCCGGACCGCCTCTGGGAGGCCTACCGCGTGGTGGCTCCGCCTCCCGAGGTCGTGCGCACCTTGCTCGACAAGGAGCAGATGGGGAGGGCTGCGGCGGCGGCGGGACTCTTGCTGCCCCACGACTACGGCCCGGCGCAGCAGGCGAACCCGGCCCTCGGCGGCGTGCGCTTTCCCGCGGTGGTAAAGCCCGTGTGTGGACACCTCTTCTTCGCCCGGTTCGGGTGCAAGCTTTTCGTGGCAGAAGGCCGGGAGGAACTGGACGTGTGCCTGCGCCGGGTCGCCGAGGCCGCGCTCCCCTGTCGGGTTGCCGATCTCGTCCCCGGGAGCGACGACACGATCTACGCCCACTGCATCTACGTGGACGCCCGCGGGGAGCCTGGCCCGGGGCTCACCGTCCACAAGCTGCGCCAGAGCCCGCCGGGCTTCGGCGTGGCCCGGGTGGCGGAGGTGGTGCCCGACCCTCCCGGCGTGCGCGAGGCGACCATCGCCCTGCTGCGCGGGATCGGCTTTCGGGGCCTGGCTGCCGCCGAGTTCAAGTGGGACGAGCGGGATGGTACGTTCCGGTTTCTGGAGGTCAACGGCCGCTCGGTCATCTACAACGGCCTCTTGCGCAGGGCGGGCCTGGATCTGGCGGGGATGGCGTGGATGGACCGGGTGGAGGGCCGGCCGCAGGAGGTCCGGCCCCGGGGCTGGCCCGGGGTATGGGTCAACCTCCACGCCGATCTCCTCTGCTCCCTCCTCCTGCGCCGCCGCGACCCTGTGGGGCTGAAGGAGTTCCTCGCGCCCTACCGCCGCTCTGTGGTCGACGCGGTCTGGTCGGCCCGGGACCCGGGGCCGTTCCTCGCCCAGTGGGGCCGGACCCTTCGGGACGGTTCGGCGGCGGCGCTGCGCGGCGGGCACCGCGAGCTGCTCGCCGACCGCACGCGGCAGGCGGTCTCGGGGCGTTAGACGGGGTCAGGGGACGCCGCGGGACCGGCACAGCGACGCCACGGCGCGGAACTTCTCCCCCGGGGCGCGCAGGAACTCCGCTCGCCGCACCGCTTCGATCCTCGCGGCTTCCCCCAGCAGACGGTGGAGCCCGGGCAAGGCCCGGTCGAGGGCGCGCCGGAACGAGGGCTCGTCCAAGGTCACCAGAGTCAGGGCAAAGTGGTCGGGCGCGCGCTGGGTGAGCTGGTACTGGATCACCTCCCTGTCTTCCTTGAAGACCTGCCAGACCGAGCGCGGGTGGGCGAAGCCGCCCCCGGGCAGGGGCAGGATGTCCTCCAGTCGGCCCTCCAGTTCGGAGAGCAGGGGCAGGGTGCGGCCGCAGGGACAGGGCTCCGGGGTCAGAGACGCCACGTCCCCCAGGGGGTAGTTGAGAAGCACCGTGGCGCGGTTCACGAGGTTGCTGATCACCACCT is a window of Thermodesulfobacteriota bacterium DNA encoding:
- a CDS encoding PilZ domain-containing protein; amino-acid sequence: MSETAEGQAGAPNRRAHPRSPIVVCEARCISGIEVFFGYALDVSRGGMFISTTKQRSPGEVYEIRFRVPGVDRAFECRARVVWTRRYRPGSSQPPGFGLQFLDLPEEDARTVDAWVRSVEPG
- a CDS encoding NAD-binding protein, which codes for MSGRQTMKFLASQLATLLSQGQARRNAKVLVRYVLILLGTITAFATAFRLIMRHAEGQEHSWVTGFYWTLTVMTTLGFGDITFHSDIGRLFSIAVLLTGVVLLLIVLPFVFIRFFYAPWLEARTRLQAPRSVPAGTRDHVILCQHDSLATALMARLRSLGVPHYVLELDPVRGAQMELDGIPVVVGGVEERVTYEAVRADRARMVIANCRDTVNTNITLTIRDFAPEVPIAAVAEHDQSVDLLELSGSTHVLPLKRRLGEHLANRINAGHLHGHVIGRLDELLIAEFPVHNTPMAGRTIREARLRDAFGLNVVAVWERGRMVPATPETRLGDGSVPVVMGTAEQMDALDAYLVIYNTNFNPVLVIGGGKVGCATTRALRSRGVPVHLIERDESVGARLEGVADRLFLGDAADRDLLMQAGLAEAPSVLLTTNDDAMNIYLAVYCRRLNPSLRIVSRITHERNIEAIHRAGADFVLSYASLGAEAVLALLQGREAVILGEGFDLFYLPVPRSLEGSTVAESEIRRRSGLNLLAVRLPDHHTVLATAATELVPGSELVLLGSEEQRRAFSQAFS